Part of the Acidobacteriota bacterium genome, AGCGCGGCGTTGGCTTACGATTTCGCGGGCTATTACAACGCGGATGGTTTGTTGCGCGGCGTCTACTTGAGCACTGAGATTCGGCGCACGATGGCGACCGTGCTGTTTGGCGGCCAGCCGCAAACGATCTCGAATATCCCGGAGAACGGGCCAACTGAGTTGCGTGTGTTCGAGCACTCGCTGATCGTTGACCTGGCCGTGAGCGACAAGGATTTGACGCTCGACGCTCATGCCCCGCAGCCTGGCGAGGCGGTGACGGCGCTGCTCAATGTGCATAACGCCGGTGATTTTGCGGTCGGCAGCTTCAGCGTCAACCTTTACGCTGGCGGCGCTTGGCTGAGCACAGACCAGGTCGCAGGGCCGCTGGCGGCAGGCGGTTCTCGCATCGTGACATTTCACTTCACTTATCCGGCCGGTGGTGGTGATCTCGTCGCGGTCGTTGACGCGGACGAGGTAATTACAGAGTTCTCCGAAGCCAACAATCGCGCGGCGCTTTATTTGACCAACACGGCTCCGCAAGCACGCCTTGCGACGAATGTGACTGGCGGACTCGCGCCGCTCACCGTCGCGTTTGATGCGTCGGGAAGTTTCGATGCGGAAGGCGAGGCCTTATCGTTCAGTTGGGCTTTTGCCGATGGTAGTCCGAGCGCCAGTGGAATGCGCCTGTCACACATCTTCACACAGCCGGGCAGCTATCCCGTGACTGTCACAGTGACTGATGCGCGAGGGGCGGTCGGAATCGTGATCGTCACGATCAACGTCGTTGTGTCGCGACCTGTAACGACCGTCTCCGCCGCCAGCTACAACGCGGTCTTAGCGCCGGAAATAATCGTTGCCGCTTTTGGCTCCGCACTGGCGAATACGACTAAGGCGGTGGAAGAAACGCCGCTACCAATCGTGCTCGATGGCGTTTCGGTCAGGGTGCGCGACAGCGCTGGCACAGAAAGACTCGCCCAACTCTTCTTTATCTCACCGACGCAAATTAACCATCAAATTCCCGCGGGCACGGCCACCGGCGCAGCTACAATCACCATTAGCAACGGCGACGTAGCGATAGCCACCGGTACGGCACAAATCGCTGCCGTTGCGCCGGGGTTGTTCACCGCCGATGCCAGCGGACGCGGCATACCGGCGGCGGTTGTTTTGCGCATCAAGGCCAATGGGGCGCAAAGCTTCGAACCAGTCGCGCGCTTCGATCCCGCGCAAAACCGTTTGGTCGCCGTGCCGATTGATCTCGGCCCCGCCACGGAGCAGGTCTTTCTGCTCTTATTTGGCACGGGCATCCGCTTCAACAGCGGCTTGGCCGCCGTGACAAGCCGAATCGGCGGCGTCAATGCGGAGGTGACTTTTGCCGGAGCACAGGGGAGTTTGGTTGGGCTGGATCAAATCAACCAGCGGCTGCCGCGCAATCTGGCGGGGCGCGGCGAGGTGGAAATCGTGTTGACGGTGGACGGGCACCCGGCCAACACTGTGCGCGTCGGTATCAAATAAATTCCGAAAGGACGCGCTTATGAAACCCTTCCACCTGGCCCTGGCCGTGCTTGCGGCAGCCGTGTCGGCAATCCAAACGTCCGCCCAAATTCCCAACATCGGCCCGGTCGGCGAAATCAAACGCGAACAGACCGGCTTTCAATTCACCGAAGGCCCCGCCAGCGATTTGCAGGGCAACGTCTATTTCAGCGACGTGCAGCGCAACCGCATCCACAAAATTGACACGCAGGGCGTGCTGACGACCTTTCTGGAAAACCAGCCCAGCGTCAACGGTCTGATGTTCGATCCGCGCGGACGGCTGATCGCCTGCCAGAGCGGGCGCATCGTGGCGATTGACCCGGCCACGCAGGAAGTCAGCGTGCTCGCCAGCCAGTTCGAGAACACCAATTTTCAAGGCCCCAACGACCTGGCCGTAGACCGGCAGGGCAACGTCTATTTCAGCGACCGCACGGCTGGCCCGGTTTATTTCATCGCCGCCGACCGCACGGTCAAACGGCTCTTCAACAATCTGGCGCAACCCAACGGCGTGCTGCTCTCGACCGATGAAAAGACGCTGTATGTGCTCTACAACCAGCCGACGCTAGCCGCGTTTCCCATTACCGCGCCCGGCCAGTTGGGCGAACCGAAAATGATTTCCTTGCAGGGCACAGGCGGCGGCGATGGGATGACGCTGGACACACAAGGCAACTTGTATGTCACGCGGCCCAACAGCAACGGCGTGCAAGTGCTCAAACCGACCGGCGAATCGCTGGGCCTGTTGACCTTTTCAGAAGCGCCGTCGAATTGCACCTTTGGCGGGCCGGATATGAAAACGCTCTTTGTCACGGCGCGCACGTCGGTTTATACGGCGCGCATGCAAACCATCGGGCATCGTTTGATCGGCAACACGGCCTCCCTTTCCGCCGCCAGCTTTGCCGCCGGAGCGCCGCTCGCGCGCGATTCGATTGTCTCGCTCTTTGGCAACGGTCTAGCGGCCACGACGCAAGCGGCCTCGTCACTACCCTTGCCGACGACGCTGGCAGGCACAGCAATAAAAGTTGTTGACAGCACCAACACCGAACGCACAGCGGCGCTCTTTTTCGTATCGCCCACGCAAATCAACTATCACTTGCCGCTCGCGCTGGCGGACGGGGCGGCGACGGTCGTGGTGACGGCTGGCAATGGTTCGATCTTCACGGAGAGTGTCCGCCTGGCCGCGACCGCGCCGGGTTTGTTCAGCGTCAATGCCAATGGGCAAGGGCCAGCGGCGGCGCTGGCCTTGCGCGTGCTGGCGGATAACACACAACGCTATGAGCCGGTCGCGCGTTTTGACCAGACGCTGAACCGCTGGATTACGATCCCGCTCGAATTCGGCGCGGGCGAGCAGCTTTTTCTCATTCTGTATGGCACCGGCGTGCGCAATCTGGGCGCGTCATCCAATGCGACCGTGACCGTTGGCGGAACGGTGGCGAACGTTAGTTTCGCCGGTGCCCAGGGTGATTTGATTGGCGTGGATCAACTCAACGTCGTCTTGCCGCGCGCCTTAACGGGGCGCGGTGAAGTGGATGTCGTGCTGACCGTTGGCGCACAGACGTCCAACGCGGTCAAAATCAATTTCAAATAACGGCGTGTTGCCAAAACTCTTGAAGCTATTCCAAGAACCTCCATCATCATTCTGGCGTTGAACCATTAGCTGCGGATGAACGACCTCTGGCAAAGCTTGATGAACAAAACAACTGACTGACAATCTATTCAAGCTGCGCCCGTATTGCTCAACAATCAACCTGAACCGTCTAAACTCAACAGGAGAACTTTATGCCTTACCCAAATTCCGCACCTTCGCGCCCGCTGCTGTGGCTGGCTGCCCTGCTCGGCTGCCTGCTCATCGGCAGCGCGGCGTCTGCGCAACAACCGCTCGGCACTATCGCGGGCACTGTCACCGACCCGTCGGGCGCGGTCGTCAAAGGCGCCACCGTCACCGCGACTTCCCTGGCGACGGGCGCGTCGCGCGTCACCACCACCAACGAGCAGGGCTATTTCATACTGCCCACCTTGCAAGCCGGTGAATACAAACTGAACATCACACAGACCGGCTTCGCCAGTTTTCTGGTTGACCGGATGGCCGTCGCTGTCGGCCAAACCGCCAACGTCGAGGCGCAACTAAAAGTCGCCAATGCCAATGAAACCGTGCAGGTCAGCGGCGCTGATGCCGCCGCTGCCGTCGAATTGCAGCAGGCCACCATTGGCGGCGTCGTCAATACGCGCCAGATCGAACAACTGCCGCTCAATGGGCGCAATTACTTGGAACTGGCGCGGCTGCAACCTGGCGTCGAGATTCAGGAGGGTCGCGCCTTCGATCCGACCAAGAGCCGTTACACCGGCGTTTCCATCGGCAGCCGCAGCGGTCGCGAAGCCCGCATCACGATTGACGGCGTGGACGCGGTGGACGAACACGTCGGCACCACGACGTTGAACATCTCGCAGGAGACGATTCAGGAATTCCAGATTTCGACTTCTTCGTCGGACACGTCTGCCGGGATCAGCGCGACCGGCGCGATCAACGTCATCACCAAACGCGGCAGCAACCAATTTCACGGCGGCGGCTTTTTCTTTGGCCGCAACAACGATTTCGCCGCGCGCCCGAATTTCTCGGCGACCAAGCCGGAATTCAGCCGCAAGCAATACGGTTTCAGCATCGGCGGCCCGGCTATCAAAGACCGGCTCTTCTGGTTCGGCAACTACGAAAAGACCAAAGAGGATTCGGCGATCAGCATCAACACGCCGTACTTCCCCAGCCTGACGACCTTCGCCGCGCCGTTCGATGAGAATTCCAGCAACGTGCGGCTGGACGGGCGCATTTCGCAAAACCACGATGGCTTCGTGCGCTGGACACGCAACGAAAATTCCAGCTTCGGCGGCTTCGGCGGCAACCGCTTGCCGTCGAGCGGCAATTTCAATACGAACATCACGCATCAATTCGTCATCGGGCTGGATTCGGTGTTGACGCAACATTTGACCAACGCCTTCCGCGTGGCGGGCACCGATTTCAAAAATCGCGTGCTGCGGCCCACGGCGGAAGCCCAAGCTGTGGGCATCGCCGGACTGGAAAACATTCGCATTGTCACCGATGACGGTTTGCTCATCACCGGCCCCGACAGCATCACGCCGCAATCCACCTTCGAGCGCTTCTATCAATTCCGCGACGATCTGACGTTTGTGGGCGGACGGCACACCTTGCGCGGCGGCGTGGATGCCGTGAAGTACCGCGTCACGGTACTCAACTTCGTCAACGGCTTCCCGCAGTTCAACGTGATCTCGCCCGCTTCGCGCAATCCGGCGGACATCGTCAACCAGACGTTCATCAACACCACGCTGGGCAACAAGAAAGGCATCCGCATTCCCGGCACGCCCGACAATGCCCATCGCAACACGCGCACTTCGTTTTACGGCGAAGATAGCTGGCGCGTCGCCACTAACCTGACGCTCAATTTCGGCGCGCGTTACCAAATAGATACGCATCCGCTCAACAACGATCTGCAAAAGCCCACGCTGGTCGGCCCCGTCCTGCCCGCCGGACGCGCGGACACGCCGATTGACAAGAATAATTTCGCGCCGACCTTCGGCCTGGCCTGGGATCCGTTTAAGAACGGCAAGACTTCGATCCGGCTGGGCGGCGGCATCTACTACACGCTGCGCATCAGCAACCTCGTGACCAACGAACGCGCCTCTATCGCGCCCTTCAATTCGGGCAACGATACGATCACGTTGACGGCGGGCACGACCAGCGGCGCGGTGGATTTCAACCGCGACGGTGTGGCCGATTTCAACTTCAACCCGATTCTGGTAAACGGCACCAAGCTCAAAGACGCGATTCCGGTCATTCTGGCCGGGCAGCAGGTTTACGTCTCCGCCCCGGCCAGTTCGACGCCGACGCTGGACATCACACGCACGGGCACGCTGATCACCAACGATCTGAAGACGCCCTATTCGCAGCAGTTCAATTTCGGCGTGCAACGCGAGTTGCCCATGAATGCGGTGCTCGACGCCAATTTCATTTACAGCCGCACGGTGCATGAATTCATGCGCGATGTGGACATTGCCAATTTCTTCCCCGGCAACGGCGCGCCGATCATCCTCGGCGATGGCCGCGCGCCGACGGCGGGCATCACGTTGATCACGTCGGATGGTTTCTCGCGCTATCGCGCCTTCACGCTCAAGGTGGACAAGCGGTTTGCGCACCGTTACCAATTGACCGGCAGCTATGCGCTGTCGAAATTGGAAACTTCGACAGCGGATGGTTTGGGCTTGGGCGGCGGCGCGCTGGTCAATCGTAATCCGAAAGCCAACTTCGGCATCGGCCCACTGGATCGCACGCACCGGCTGACCATGAACGGCATCGTCGAATTGCCCAAGGGCTTCCGTCTCTCGATGATTTCGACCTGGAACAGCGCGGTGCCTATGACGGCGCTGGTCGGTTCGGCGGACGTCAACGGCGACGGCATCAACGGCGATTTGGTGACCGGCACGCGGCGCGGCGATGTCGGGCGCAGGATTGATTCGGTCGCCAAGCTGAACGATGCGATTCACGCCTACAACCAGCAATTCGCGGGCAAGCGCAACCCGCGCAACCAGGTGCTGCCATTCGTGCCGGACGTAGCCGACAACATCAAGTTCGGCGATTCCTTCATCTCGCAGGACGTGCAGTTGTCTTATGTCTTGAAGCTGAAAGACCGCGTCAAGATCGAAGCGACGGCGCAACTCTTCAACGCCTTCAACGTGTCGAATCTGGTCGGCGCGGCGGGTCTGCCTGCCAGTAACTACAACGGCACGCTGACGACCATTGCGGCCTTGCCGACGGGTTTCAGCGTCAATGCGGCGGGCGCATTGGTGGACGCCAGCGGCGGGCGTGTGATCGCGGGCGTCTCGCGGTTGCCCACCGGTGCACTCATCACCAGCGGCTTTGGCAGCGCCAGCGCCGTGCGGCCCTCGATCCCGTCGGGCACGGGGTTGCCGCGCGCGGCGCAATTTGGCGTGCGGCTGAGTTTCTAAAGACAGAATGCTGCCACAGAGACACAGAGCCACGGAGAAAAGAGCAGGAGAGGCGTTAATCCTTCTCGCTCATTTTCCTCTGTGCCTCTGTGTCTCTGTGGCAAACCAAACGAAAAGCAAACGGCCCCGGCTCTCACACGAGAACCGGGGCCGTTTGCTTTTTGCGGTGTTCAGCCATTTCAGTTACAGCCAAACACATCGTTGCCATTGAACCGATCCAAGAGCGCTGCTAATGGGGCGAAATCCGCCGCGCGATTTTGGGTCGCCACGAATTGCGCTTGCATAAACAGGTCTTTGACCATCAAGGCAGGCGTCAGTGTGAATCCATTCGAAAGCTGCACCGGCGCAAAGTTAATGCCGTAACAACTCAGATTCGTCCACAGCACATTGGCGTTGACCACCGAGCCCTGGCCGCCCGCCAGAATCAGGTTGAGTTGCGCCGCCACATACTCCTGGTTGAAGCGTTGCGAGGCGGTCAAACTGAAGCCGGTGGGATTGCCTTGCAAGGCGCGCAGAATCGTCTGGAGGTTGTCGGTGCTGACCGACAGGTTGCCGTTGACGCCGCTGATCAACACGTTGCCTTGCGGAATGCGGCGCGGATTGAGCAGCCACCATTGCGGTGAACGCCAGCAGAAGGTGTCGCATTTGACCGGCGCTGGCGCTCCCACCGTCACCGTGAAGCTGCACGTGGCCGCCCCACAACTGCCATTCGCCGTGCAGGTCACGGTCGTCGTGCCCACCGGGAACGTCGTGCCCGACGCCGGCGCGCATGTCACCGCCGTGCCTGTGGGCGTGACGGTCGGCGCGCTGTATGTAACCGTGACCCCGCTGGCACTGGTTGCCGTGGTTGTGATGTTCGTCGGGCAGGTCAGCGTCACATTCGGCGTGGCCGTCACCGTGAAGCTGCACGAGGTTGCGCCCGGGGCAGTGCAATTTACTGTGGTCACACCTGTCGGGAAACTTGAACCCGACGCGGGTGTACAAGTCGCTCCCGTAGGCGTCGCATAGGTCACCGTCGCCGAGGTGCTGCCCGCAGGCGGGCAAACCGTCTGATTCGCCGGACAGACAAGTTGCTGTTGCACAGGACAGACAGGACAAGCCTCCTGACAAACCAGCCCCGTCGGGAAACCGCCCGTCAACCCGCCCAGCAAACCCGTGCCTGTCAGTGCGCGGTCACCCGCCTGTTCCATGCGCTTGAGCACGAAATCGGTAAAGACCAGCGCGCTCGCGCCGAGGTCGCCGCCGCGCGCGAGCGTCGCGCCGAATTGGAAGCAATCGTTCAGCGACGACCCCGCCGCCGGATCGAAGGCCAGCACCAGCAAGTCGGAACGGTTTCCCGCCGCGCCTGACGCCACGTTGAGTGAAATCAATTCGCCTGCCTGAATGCGGCCTTGCTGCGCCAGACGATCATTGCGAAAGAGCGCGCCGTTCGGAGGCAATGTCGTCAGGCGCACACCGCCGCTCTCGTGCGTGAAGACGGCCAGATTAATCACGCCCGTGCCATCCGGCTTTTGCACAAAGAAGGTCACGGTATCGCCCACGGTGGAACCAGCGCTGGCGAGTTCAAAGCCGATGTCCCAAATACTGTCCAGACAAGAAACGAACGTCACACTGCCATTGGGGGCGGCAAAACTCAGCCCGGACAAGCTTGTCCCGGCAAACCCGCCGATGCCTGCCGCGTCGCCGCCAAAATTCGCCGCATTGACGACGAAACTGCTCAGGCCCAGCACCGGCGTCACCGACGGCAGCGTCAGCGTGAAGGGTTGCGCCAATAGAAAGTGATCGCCGCCGGGTAAGCCCGCCGTAGTGGTAAACCCATGCGTCGTCGCGGGAACATTGAGTTGCGGGCATGAGCTTTGCGCGCTTACATGCCCTTGCAAAACCGCAGCGGAATCGGAAATGAGCAACAGCAGGCAAAGCAGTAAACAGCCGGCCAAACTGGCCTGGCTAACCTTCGTCGTCAATATTTGTTTCTTGGGCATACGACCCTCCTTCGGGTAGGGCAACCCCAGCGCGCACCGGGTGGGTTGACGCTGTGTTGCGGGCGTTCATTAAATTGCGGTAGCGGGTCAATGGGGAGCGAGCCACGCCGCAGATCAACGCCGACCGACGCAGATCAATTGAATTGGCTAACAGGACTGATCCGCGTTTTCCAGCGTTCATCCGCGGCAAGACCTCTCCTCTTTGAGCCACTACCAAATTGCGTCTGATCGGCAGACACGCTGTTGTGATCGAGAACAGGTGGCAAAAGCTATCGTCCAGGGAACGCGTCACATTTGCGACTCGCGCTGCCCACAGCAAGCGATATTCCTTAGTACTGTCCGCCATAAATCCTTTGAGGGTTGTCCGTCATGTTTTCGCCGCGATAGCGGCGGCTGACTTTAGCCGTGGGTGCAACCCACGGAGCGCGCAGTTGAGATTCCCGCGTCGCGTCGGCGACGCTTGAATTCAGGCATCGCTGACGCGACGCGAAAACCATTGTTGTCCTTCCCGGCGTTGAAAACGCCGGGCTAAAGTCAGCCGCCGCTATCGCGGCGAAGAGTTAGCGATTGCCCCCTCAACGAATTTACGACGGGGGTAGTGGTAAAAATGTAATGCTCGTCCGTTTTTGTCGCGTAGCGACAAGGTGAATTTAGCCGTGGTTTTCAAACCACGGTAGTCGGACGAAGCAGTATCGCGTCGCGTAGCGACGGTTGAAACGTTCCGGCAATGACCTCAGTTTCAACCGTCGCTACGCGACGCGGGCACTATGGACGATGCTACCCGGCGTTGAAACGCCGGGCTAAATTCAGGTCGCCGCTACGCGGCTGCAAAAATGCAGCATTACATTTTTACCACTACCACGGCGGGTAGTACTTAGGAGTGGCACGGAATGAATGCAATAGCAGTGCGCTGAACACTGTTTCTAGCGGGCTGCGGGGAAAGCGCCGGAAACTTCCCAGGAGTGAAGAGAGCCAAAAAAAGGCCTCGGCTTCCACGTGGGAGCCGAGGCCAGCCATTAACGTTGGAGGTCAACGTTTCAATTACAACCGAACAGGTCGTTGCCGTTGAACAGATCCAACAGCGTCGCCAGCGCCGCAAAATCCGCCGCGCGATTTTGCATGACGGCGAATTGGGCTTGCATAAACAAGTCCTTGACCATCGAATCGCGCGACAGCACGAAGCCGTTTGAGAGTTGCACCGGCGCAAAGCTGATGTTGTAACAGCTCAGATTGGCCCACTGCACATTGGCGTTGACCACCGAACCACCACCGCCAGCCGCCAACAGGTTCAGTTGCGCCGCCACATATTCCTGATTGAACTGTTGCAATGGCGTCAACCCAAACCCAGTCGGATTCCCTTGCAAGGCTTGTTGAATCGCGTTGACATTGTCGGTGCTGACGGACTGATTGCCGTTGACACCGCTGATCAACACATTGCCTTGTGGAATGCGGCGCGGGTTGAGCTGCCACCATTGCGGCGCATGCCAGCAGAAGGTGTCGCATTTGATCGGCTGTACCGTGACCGTGAAGCTGCACGTTGCCGTGCCGCATTCATTCGTCGCCGTGCATGTCACCGTCGTGACGCCAATCGGGAACGACGTACCCGAAGCCGGAGTGCAAACCACCGGCGTGCCCGCCGGTGTCACGCTCGGTGCGGGATAGCTGACCGGCGTGCCAACACCGCCCGGCCCGGCGGCAAAGGCCGTGATGTTCGTCGGACAAGTGATCGCCGGACGCGCGACAACTCTGACCGTAAAGCTGCACGTATCGGTCATCGTGCCGCTCACCGCCGTACAGGTCACCGTCGTCGTGCCCAAGGGGAAGCTCGCGCCTGATGCTGGCGTGCAAGACACGCTCGCCACATCCGGCGCCACCGCAGGCGCCGGATAGGTCACCACTGCCGCAGTCGCGCCTGCCGCCGCACAAACCGACTGATTCGGCGGACAGGTGATCTTTGGCGGCGCCATCACCGTGACCGTAAAACTACACGACACCGGCCCGCAATCGTTGCGCGCCGTGCAAGTCACCGTCGTCGTGCCCACCGGGAAGGTTGACCCCGAAGCTGGCGAACAGGCGACCGGTGTGCCTGCGGGCGTCACGGACGGAGCGGGATACGTGACCGCCGCGCCACTCGCGCTGGTCGCGGTCGTCTTGATGTCGCTACCACACGTGAGCGCCAGGGTCGGCGTCACCGTCACGGTAAAGCGGCACGAATCGGAGCGCCCGCCAATGGAGGCCGTGCACGTCACCGTCGTCACGCCCAGCGGGAAGCTGGAACCCGACGCCGGGCTGCAAGACACGTTCGCATTTGCGGGAAGCGCCACCGGCGCGGGGTAATTAACCGTCGC contains:
- a CDS encoding SMP-30/gluconolactonase/LRE family protein: MKPFHLALAVLAAAVSAIQTSAQIPNIGPVGEIKREQTGFQFTEGPASDLQGNVYFSDVQRNRIHKIDTQGVLTTFLENQPSVNGLMFDPRGRLIACQSGRIVAIDPATQEVSVLASQFENTNFQGPNDLAVDRQGNVYFSDRTAGPVYFIAADRTVKRLFNNLAQPNGVLLSTDEKTLYVLYNQPTLAAFPITAPGQLGEPKMISLQGTGGGDGMTLDTQGNLYVTRPNSNGVQVLKPTGESLGLLTFSEAPSNCTFGGPDMKTLFVTARTSVYTARMQTIGHRLIGNTASLSAASFAAGAPLARDSIVSLFGNGLAATTQAASSLPLPTTLAGTAIKVVDSTNTERTAALFFVSPTQINYHLPLALADGAATVVVTAGNGSIFTESVRLAATAPGLFSVNANGQGPAAALALRVLADNTQRYEPVARFDQTLNRWITIPLEFGAGEQLFLILYGTGVRNLGASSNATVTVGGTVANVSFAGAQGDLIGVDQLNVVLPRALTGRGEVDVVLTVGAQTSNAVKINFK
- a CDS encoding TonB-dependent receptor codes for the protein MPYPNSAPSRPLLWLAALLGCLLIGSAASAQQPLGTIAGTVTDPSGAVVKGATVTATSLATGASRVTTTNEQGYFILPTLQAGEYKLNITQTGFASFLVDRMAVAVGQTANVEAQLKVANANETVQVSGADAAAAVELQQATIGGVVNTRQIEQLPLNGRNYLELARLQPGVEIQEGRAFDPTKSRYTGVSIGSRSGREARITIDGVDAVDEHVGTTTLNISQETIQEFQISTSSSDTSAGISATGAINVITKRGSNQFHGGGFFFGRNNDFAARPNFSATKPEFSRKQYGFSIGGPAIKDRLFWFGNYEKTKEDSAISINTPYFPSLTTFAAPFDENSSNVRLDGRISQNHDGFVRWTRNENSSFGGFGGNRLPSSGNFNTNITHQFVIGLDSVLTQHLTNAFRVAGTDFKNRVLRPTAEAQAVGIAGLENIRIVTDDGLLITGPDSITPQSTFERFYQFRDDLTFVGGRHTLRGGVDAVKYRVTVLNFVNGFPQFNVISPASRNPADIVNQTFINTTLGNKKGIRIPGTPDNAHRNTRTSFYGEDSWRVATNLTLNFGARYQIDTHPLNNDLQKPTLVGPVLPAGRADTPIDKNNFAPTFGLAWDPFKNGKTSIRLGGGIYYTLRISNLVTNERASIAPFNSGNDTITLTAGTTSGAVDFNRDGVADFNFNPILVNGTKLKDAIPVILAGQQVYVSAPASSTPTLDITRTGTLITNDLKTPYSQQFNFGVQRELPMNAVLDANFIYSRTVHEFMRDVDIANFFPGNGAPIILGDGRAPTAGITLITSDGFSRYRAFTLKVDKRFAHRYQLTGSYALSKLETSTADGLGLGGGALVNRNPKANFGIGPLDRTHRLTMNGIVELPKGFRLSMISTWNSAVPMTALVGSADVNGDGINGDLVTGTRRGDVGRRIDSVAKLNDAIHAYNQQFAGKRNPRNQVLPFVPDVADNIKFGDSFISQDVQLSYVLKLKDRVKIEATAQLFNAFNVSNLVGAAGLPASNYNGTLTTIAALPTGFSVNAAGALVDASGGRVIAGVSRLPTGALITSGFGSASAVRPSIPSGTGLPRAAQFGVRLSF
- a CDS encoding HYR domain-containing protein: MPKKQILTTKVSQASLAGCLLLCLLLLISDSAAVLQGHVSAQSSCPQLNVPATTHGFTTTAGLPGGDHFLLAQPFTLTLPSVTPVLGLSSFVVNAANFGGDAAGIGGFAGTSLSGLSFAAPNGSVTFVSCLDSIWDIGFELASAGSTVGDTVTFFVQKPDGTGVINLAVFTHESGGVRLTTLPPNGALFRNDRLAQQGRIQAGELISLNVASGAAGNRSDLLVLAFDPAAGSSLNDCFQFGATLARGGDLGASALVFTDFVLKRMEQAGDRALTGTGLLGGLTGGFPTGLVCQEACPVCPVQQQLVCPANQTVCPPAGSTSATVTYATPTGATCTPASGSSFPTGVTTVNCTAPGATSCSFTVTATPNVTLTCPTNITTTATSASGVTVTYSAPTVTPTGTAVTCAPASGTTFPVGTTTVTCTANGSCGAATCSFTVTVGAPAPVKCDTFCWRSPQWWLLNPRRIPQGNVLISGVNGNLSVSTDNLQTILRALQGNPTGFSLTASQRFNQEYVAAQLNLILAGGQGSVVNANVLWTNLSCYGINFAPVQLSNGFTLTPALMVKDLFMQAQFVATQNRAADFAPLAALLDRFNGNDVFGCN